Genomic segment of Strix aluco isolate bStrAlu1 chromosome 8, bStrAlu1.hap1, whole genome shotgun sequence:
GCTAATAGGGCCACCATCATTAAAGAAAGCATTCCCATGCTCAGTTTTAGGCGTTTGGCCTCTCTTTTTTACAGTGAAGCGAGCATGCAGTCGTAATATCAGCGTAGTTTGTCACACTGGTGAGAGTTCATTCACGTTAGCTTAAGCTCTACGGGATGTGCAAAACTCAGTAGGTGTTTGCTCTTGTTTTTACTGCTTTAAACTACCTCTGAGCATTGGGTGACTAGAAACCTGTGCTTGGATGTCTGCCTCCTGCTTTCAGCTGGGTGTGAACAATTCCTAATTTCCCCTGCAAAGACCCTGGGACCTGCAAGCATGTGAGTTACCTTGGAAAACTAAACCAGCAGCTACTTGGAGCAACAAGGTATGGTGTGTGAGTCTGTCCTTTCTCATCGAGGACGTTTTACCTCCTGCAGCAGATGCAAATACTGAAGCTGTGAGTTACCAACTCGCGTTGCAGGTCTGGCCTGATCTGCGGTCAGGCAGAAAGCCAttctgaggagcaggtgtctgtGTGTGTTACTGGGCGGTGTTCAGAGTGGATTGTGTGGCTTTTGTGCTTGTTTTTGATTAAAATAGCCCTGAATACAGAGCTGATGAGAGAGCAAGAGTGATGTTGAGTAGAGGCATTTTTTAAGAATGGCACTTGTGGTCCCAGGCTATGGAGGGGAGCCCACAAAAGCAAAGTTGAGTCCAGAGCATGTCACGCTTCCATTTATTTCCACATGTCTGTCCCATTTCATTCTAGCCCTTACTGGTATACTAAGGTCTTCTCCCAAACCAGTTTGCAGCTGCGTTTTTCCATTAAGACCTGAGTTCTTACAGGAGGCCAGTAACAGGGCAACTTTAGTGCTTGCTGAGCCAGTGAGCTTCTGAGTTTTGGTATTCAGGAGGCAATTCGGTTGAATTTTTTAGAGCAACTACATCCCTAGATTGGAAATTGTATTGCTCAGTCTTCCTCCCAACACAGCTAGGAGGGGGGAGATGCTGTTAATCCTCAGCTTTCCAGTTGTGCAAGTGAAAGGTGACTGTATTTAAAAGGGGGGCATATCTAAAACTGCAGAGTGTGAAGTGGGGCAGTTTCTCCCAACTTGTGCCTGTTTGTTTTGGGAAATGGGGGGTGACAGGCCTTGGGGCAGAAGGAATCATTTAGCTGAGCTGAGATACCAAAATGAGATTTACAAATAGCTCAGATCATCACACTTTTATTTGAACTCTtgaaagttttggggttttctttcatGGCATGAACAGTTAATCTTCTATTGGCAAGAACTGAAGGCATCTGGCACTTGGCATGGGGTAGGTGGTCAAACTTTCCCTTGTCAGATTGAACTTTAAAACCTCTTTCAAACTAAACAttgcttttttctgctctttgcttAACCTTCTGCAGCTGGTCATCAGCCTTTGGCCTCAGCATCCTactcccctcccaccctcccctgcTTTCGTCTCAGCTCTGCCTGAGCACAGAAATCCAGTGGGGAAACTGCTTTGGACTGGTTTGGGTTCAAGCAAGACAGCCTGTCCTCTTAACGATTTGCATTTACATCCTAAAAGCAGAAGGCTGGAGGTACAGGGACAGGTAAGAGAAACAGATTCCACTAACCTTTTGTTGTTGATTAATCCCTTGTAACAGGTTCTTTTCCCTTTGTAGGAGCTGATGAATTTTTAGCTGCTCCCAGAGTGTTTTTTCACTCCGGGCATGGGCCTGAGGAGCCATTTCATGAGGGCCCTCCCATCCCAGCTCTCACAAAGGCTTGCTTCTGTACAGCTCGCTAAAGTGTCATGCTTGACTTTTATCCCCAACCTGTAGCAATGCTTTATGGTGTGGAGACCAATTCATAAGGTCAGGTTGTCCTGAGAAATCACTGGCCTCTTACCTGGCTGTAAAAGATCACTGCTGCCTTGCTTTGTGCTCCGTTTTTGGGATGTGGGGGGACACGGGAACGCCTTTCTTCTCAAGAGCCTAAGGCAACCTCAATGGTTTGAGCTAGTTAACGTTTGCTAGGCTCCTCAGCACActgtgtgggtgctgtgggacgTTCACGCCGCTGTAGGTAGCGGCGGTCGGTTCAGTGGAGCGGTTGCTGGAGGATGAGCTGTGGGTCTGCAAGCCCAGTTAATTGTCCTTTCATGCAGCGATGAGAAACATTGGGATGGAAATGGCCTGTGCTGGCTGGAGCCCAGCTGTGGTGCGCAGCAGGCGTGGGATGGGGGAGTTTCTCTACGCTCCCCTGGAGGCTTCTGATTTTGAGCTGAATCAGCAACTTGTTTCTTGGCTTTCTACACTTCTTACAGGGGCgaagcagaaaaaaagagccCTTTCTCATTTTTACATTCTTCCTTGCCAGTAATCCCTTTCAGGCAGTGATGTTGTGGTAACACTTTTGGGATCCCTCCAGGATGAAAGCAGTTGACATATGGAGTGCGTGGCAGTGCTGCAGGGAAAAGGGAGTGTGGAAGAGCtgtggagggaggaggagtgtTTTTCGGCCAAGCACTATGGCAAAGAGCTGGCCTAAGAAACAGTGAAGGGTTCTTGCCTATAAGAGACAAGACTGGATGTGTCAGGGACCGAGTCAGCCTTAGTGACTGATAAATTTGATTTAAGGCATTAGTGTGGTCCTGTATCTCCTCTAAGTTGATGGAGTCAGGACTTTACTGTGAAGTAGAAACAGGGAGTCTTCCCCATTTAATCAGGACAGGATGAAGATGAGGTGCTCTCCCCCCCCCTCTTGTGCTTTGGGTTATAAACGTGAGACTGGCAGCGCTTTGTGTGACGGCGGGCACCACGACCTGCCTCTCTCTTGACAGAAGCAGGCGGTTGCGCTGGTACAGGCGTGTCAGCACATGCCTGTGGACGTGCCTTTCCCTGGAGATGAGTGGAGTGCCGGGGCAGGGACTGCAGCGAGGTTGTCCCTTCTGTGGTGGGACCAGCCACGGGGACGTTGGTGCTGCTGGAGCCGGGGGATGAAGTGTGGGTGAGGGAAGGCTGCTGGGAGGCAGCCAAGGGTCACGCTGGTCCTGGCCCCGGGGCTGCAGAGCACAGAAGTGTGCCTGGCTTGTTGCTTGCTGATTTTTTCCTGTGGGAGTGAAAGGTTCGGAAGAGCAGCGCTTCCTGGAGTACTTTCAATTGTCTgaatagttttcctttttcttgccctcctgccctgggtggtggtttttgtttctgtatttggtTGACTTCCCTTCCCCTTTAGATTTTTTGCCCCTTGTGGTGTTGCATCTATCCTAAaccttttgaaaaatgaaagatcaCCTGTTTGTTGTTACCAGCAAGAGCGGTGGCCATGGCCTGAGCAAGTATGTCTTGTTTGGCATGTTTTCTTGCAGTACTTGTTGCTATGCTATTACCATATGCTAGAGGGCCCCTTGGGGCTCCATACTGTCTTGGTGCCAAATGAGGTAATTTCTGCTTTTGCGGAGGAACTGGAGCTGAGATGAAGTCATTGCCCAAGAGCCTGGGGAGGGGGTTGTGAAAGAACCAGAGGTCTTCTGTGTCCCAGATCGGCCCTTGAGCTGCTCCCGTTTCGCTCCCCCAGGTACTGGCCCACCAGCGCTGGCAAGACCCCAGACGCGGAGGTCACCAGTGCTAAATGCAGCTGATCTTTAATTTAGTTACTCAGGAGGTAGCGCTTGGTAGCGCTGACAGTGAGTATGTGGGGGCAGGCAGAGACCTACCCGAGTTAGACATATCCTTGAAAAAGTCTTCCACAGGAGGCAAGTCCTGGGCGGGCTGCCAGCCCTTTCCAGTAGTTGTTTCCCAAGCTGTTGTGGCTGCGGTCCGTGAGCTTCCTCCCACGGGGTATGTGAGCAAACCCAGGGCAGAGTCATGTAAAGGGCATCTCAAAACCACAGTGCGCAGGAAATCTTGTGTGCCACTTAATCAGCCCTAGGATGGCTGATGAGGCCTTGCTGCAGGGGATGTGCAGATCCCCTGCTTTAGCAAAGGTGAGAAATACAAATTATCTCTGCCTTGCTGGGAGATTTTCAGAGACCTGCTTTTGCTGGAACATGGTGATTAACATTAGCCTACCGTCCTCAGGTACCAGGGACAGTCAGTCTGCATTGAGGTGTTGGGAACTTTGGATGGGAATAGCTGTTGTGCACCAGCTACACCATACACGCTTATAAAATACACTTCTTAGGGGTTGAAGATGCTCATTGCATGAAGTGAGCTGCCTCCCTGGAGACCTCTTTCTTATCACCTCTCTCCTATGCTGTAGCATTTCCTGCGTCGGGACGATAAACAGTGTAAAGCTGAGGTGAGCCTGAAAGCACAGACAGGGATTGGAGGGGGCAGCTCAGGtgaagggagaagagaccagggaAACTAGGAGACTCCCccagggaaaaggggaaggaaacagTCAAAAACATTTTGTTGAAGGCCAACTGGTCCATGGAGCTAGGGCTGTACCCGGAGGCTCTACCTGTGAGGAAGACTGGTAGGATCTGTACAGAAGCATAAACGCTCCCGGACTGCAGATCAGGGCAACCGGGTGGCTTTGGTGGCTCTGTGCTGGCTCCTGTGGCGGGCAGGCTTGGGGAAATGCCACAGGGGCAGGGTCCTTTCATGGCAGCCACCTCGGCGGGCTGATGCCGGGGGGACTCAGAAGTTCAAACCATACATCTTTGTACAAACCGGTCAGGGCTGAGCCTGCTGCTTAAAAAAGAGGGCACCCAGGGCTCTGGGCCTGGAAAGCACCATTTTCACTGTGGTGTTTCTAAAAGCAGCGTGTGCTCAGAGGCATGCTTCTCCTGCTGGCGCCGTGACTGTCTGTCCTGGTTTATCCTGCAGCTACAGGACAAAAGGACGATTGGAGAGGACTGTGGGGCTCCTGTCACTCTGATGTTGGCTGAAACGGGGCCCGTGGGCTGCGGTGGCAGCGTGGGTTTTCTGGGCAGGCGAGTGTGTGTAAGCTCTCTTTCTGGTTCCAGGACAATGCATCTTCTTGTGGTGTGTCTCTTCAGTGTCTGGGGTCTGGCTGCCCCCGAGCACTACGTCGTGGAAGATGTCTGCACTGCAAAGCCACGTGATATCCCAGTGAATCCCATCTGCATCTATCGCAACCCCGAGAAGAAGCCCCAGGAGGGCGAGGGGCAAGAGCCAGGGAAGGGCAAGCTCCCGGAGTCTACTAACCCCCGGGTCTGGGAGCTGTCGAAGGCCAACTCGCGCTTTGCTGTTGTCTTCTACAAGTACCTGGCCGACTCCAaggacaatggggaaaacatctTCATGTCTCCCCTCAGCATTTCTACAGCCTTTGCCATGACCAAGCTCGGAGCTTGTGGTAGCACCCTCCAGCAGCTCATGGAGGTCGGTGGCatttcctcagccttttcctgtAGCTGTCACCAGGGTCTGAAAGACAGCAAAGGTGATAGTGGCCAACTGCTGTTAAAGGGCTTTCTGGGTCAGGATGGCTCCCTGGCTTGGGAACAGAGACCTTTATTTAAACAAGCCCCTGGGAAGGACATACACAGGCTGCTTGTCTCTGGATTTGTTTAGACCCCAGCTCTTTCCTCTGACTCCCTGCTTGGATCCAGCATTCAGGGTGGATTTCCTGGGTTTGAGAGGTTAGTTTTCATCTGGAGGAAAGGAAGCCTATTTTGCAGATGAGGGAAGGGAATGGGAACAGTTTGTTTCTTGCAGATTGGGCAAGCACGTAGCTGAGCAGGTAGCTAAGCATTTTCTTAcgcaaaaagcaggaaaaaccATGATAGCAAGTCCTACTGGGAGAGGCTCTTTTTCAcattccctctctctcccttggGATAAAAATAAGACAGATGGGACACCCTTCAGTCCACCTGGCTTCCAGGGCTCTGCCACCCTGCAGGAGAGGGTCTTGAGGGTCTCCTTGTAGCAACCCTAAGAGCGATCTGAGCGCTCAGCCAGGACTAAACAGCTTCTGTCTGCCTGTGTTGGGCAGTGTAAGGGCAGCACAGTAAGGGCCTGATCTTCCTTGGCAAAGCAGCCTGGACAAAGGCTGGAGCCTCTCCCTCCAGCCGTGGCTCCTAAACTCAGAGCAGGGAGCTCTAATCCTGGACTGAGAGGTGATCCTGAGTTCTGGGTCTTCATGGGAGCAATTAACTCCCTGCCTGTCCGAGCACCCTCCTCACGGTCAGACCCGCTCACCTGACAGCTGTGAGTGCACTCGTCTGCTGTCCAGGGTTTGGTGCTGCCTGTACCTTCCTCGCAGGTGGGAGACTACAGCCCAGAGGGGTTTTTCTCCCTGCAATGAGGAGGTGTGAATCAAACTGCTCCACTTGTCCCCACTGCCACTGTCCTCAGAGATCCTGCCTCTGGAGTAAGTAGTGTTGGGGTCTCCTGCCATTATCCACAGTCTGAGCAGAGCAGTGAACCACATCTCCAAAACCTTCACTCATGCCTTCCCCTCCGGGCAGCCCTTCCCACTGGAAGAGGACCCTTCTCTCGCTGAGCCACCCAGGATGCAGAGCTACACTCCTAATCCCCTCTTTTCCCTATAAAATGGCCCGTAACACCACTTTTGCCTCGTAGGAAATGGTTGGAAAGTAGTAGACAAATCGTAACTGTTCTTCCAGCTGGCACCTGGGAGCAGATAAGAAAAAATTCACTGTGCGGCAGAAATCTACCCTGAAACGATTGCTACATATTCCCATTCCCTGCAAAAATAGATAAGATATACCAGAATTAGTCAACGGGCCATGAGAATTGCTCCTGGGAAGGAGCAGCCTTTGGCATCATCACAGGAGGGTTTAGCACAAACCTTGTGAGTCCTCCTGTGACCTGCACTGACCCGTGAGCTGCTTGAGGCCCCATCAGGCCAATGCATGTCTGGTGTGAGGCTCTCGCTGGGGTGTGGCAGAGGGTTTGCAAACACTCTGCATAAACTGTATTCACTTTAACAGCACTGGGGGAAGCCTTGTGGTTCACATGCCAAGCTGGAATCTGTTCCCTGGCAGGGGTCAGAGTCCACAGGGAGAAACATTGCCAAGATCGTGGTATGTCTTCTGCACAACCACCTAAAGTCATGCCCGTGTTTGAGACACACATGTAAAATGATACATCTTCCCTGACAGCTGGGGTGACAAACGTGGGTGGGGAACACAGGCAGAGAAAGAGGCAGATCCGGGCAGGCGTCCTGCGGATAGTTCTAGGGAAGGAACCTCCATGAGCCAGAGCTGGAGTTTTCTCTTGAGTAAGATGCTGGGTCAAAGTCAGTCAGAAGCTGGGACCAGTCAAAGGCAGAATATGGAGAGCAAGGAAGccagagtgaggaagaggagcaataCCTCTTTATGCTGAGCAGCACTTAATCCTCCATTTTGGACTCTCCAAAGCTAGATCTCAGGATGGTGATGTGTTGCTCTTGGGTAGATTTGGATTCCAAACTTAACGTGGAGTGTGAAGCTCTGAGGGCCTGCAGATTTCTTGGCTCCCTGATTTAGGCTGTTGAGCAGCAGCCAAAGGTGCATCACCACTTGCTGTGGGTCCCGGGAGCTGTGGGAGTGCCAGAGCCTGCTCATCGATTCCTTCTTGCTGTTTGGCTCCTCCAGGTCTTTCGATTTGACACCATTTCGGAGAAGACATCTGATCAGATCCACTTCTTCTTTGCCAAGCTGAACTGCCGGCTTTACAAGAAAGCTAACAAATCCTCAGAGCTGGTGTCAGCCAACCGCCTCTTCGGGGAGAAATCTTTGGTCTTTAATGAGACTTACCAAAATATTAGTGAAATAGTTtatggagcaaaactctggcccTTGAACTTCAAAGTGAGTTTGAAAGACtcgtggatttttctttttgtttgtttttttcccctgtccttcTGCTTTTGCTGCATCTCAATCTTTTGCCCCCAGGGAGTGCCCCGCTCTGGGTGTGTGGGACATCAGTGAAGGCAGGAGGGAGCGTGGGATGCAGCTCCTCCTGTCCCAGCTCACCTTAACCACAGCCACTTCCCCACTCCTCGTTTCTAAACGCTGCAGCACTATGCTGGGAGTCGTGTCCTCCCCTTGCAGACACCCTGCTAATCTGTCTCCTGCAGAAGGGAATCAAAGAGGTGTTTAAAACCCTTGACTTAACGTTTTTTTGGTCTCTGCCTTCAGGAGAAGCCAGAATTTTCCAGGAAGATCATTAATGAGTGGGTGGCTAATAAGACAGAGAAGCGCATTACAGAAGTGATCCCAGAAAATGGTATCGATGATCTCACTGTCTTGGTCCTGGTCAACACCATTTATTTTAAGGTATGGCTAACAAAACTAGGGGAGCTACCCATTTCCCTGGGGAAAACACAGTGCTCATGTttgtcctccccctctcccttttaGGGGCACTGGAAATCACAGTTCCCAGCTCCAAACACAAAACTGGATTTATTTCATAAAGCCAAGGGCGAGTCCTGCAAAGTCCCAATTATGTACCAAGAGTCCAAATTCCACCACGTGTCCGTCCACGAGGACAAAGtccaggtgctggagctgccTTACAAAGGGGATGATATCACAATGGTGCTGGTCCTGCCCCATGCTGGGACGCCACTGGTGGAGGTGGAGCGACACCTGACACCGGAGAAGCTGCAGGAGTGGATAGACTCCATGACGGAGGTGTCTCTCTCCGTCTACCTGCCCCGCTTCCGCATTGAGGACAGCTTCAGTGTcaaggagaagctgagaaaaaTGGGCCTGGAAGACCTCTTCAGTCCAGAAAATGCCAGACTCCCAGGTCAGATGTGGAGATGGGGAGGTGCAGGGCGGAGGTGGGGGATAACCATTCCTCCACAGGTGCCAGGGCAGTAATTGCAGCAGCACATGAGGAACGAAAGCACGGGAGCATTTAGATGTTGCTGCAGTCCATGATGGACTCTCTGGTCAAGTCCCACCATGGccacacagccctgctctgcGCTAAGGACATGGGACTTACGCAGTCAATTGCAGTTGGTAGAGGATATTTTTGGTTTAGGGCAGACATGCCTTCTGCTTGAACACAGGCCATGAAGGATGGAAGCGTGTTCCCTCTTGAGCTGTTGTCTAAAAATATAGTTTTAACTTTCTCCATTTTGTATTTCAGGTATCATTGCAGAGGGCCGTACAGACCTGTACGTATCTGAGGCTTTCCACAAAGCTTTCCTCGAGGTAAGCCTCGCTTTGTCCTTTGTCCTAGGGGcatcttcctctttgtttttaaaaacatgaaaccttaaaagaaaaaaatagctctgGACCCGTGGTGTTCGCTTCCTCAGCGACCTGGGGCTTTGGCGGGAGGTGGCAGCTTGGCACCCACCTTCTGTGGAGAAGGAGGCCAAGCCCTCTACACGCTGCATAATGCCCGTATTTTAATCCCATCTTCTCTGTTGGTTGGTAGGTGAATGAAGAAGGCAGCGAGGCATCAGCTGCTACGGCTGTCACCGTCTCTGGCCGTTCTTTCCCCATGAACAGAATAATCTTCAATGCCAACAGGCCCTTCCTGCTTTTCATACGGGAAGCCGCCCTCAACACCATTATCTTCATGGGCAGAATAGCTGATCCTTGCTCCTAAAGGGGCTGTCGGGGCCTCgtttctccctcctctgcctctggaAAAGGGGCAGTGGGGTATTGATGCAAAGCCTGGGCTGCTCCTGGGGTGGTTGGTCTTACTCTTTGGTGCGAGCCGCAGGGAGGGTCGGTATCGTGCCGGGCTGTTACTGCTCCTCCTTGCTGTGTCAGGCGAGGGGGCTCAGAGGGCACCTCGCCTGCTCCATCCTTCATTCAAAGGGAAGCTGAGTTTTTTTCTGGCACCAGTATTTTTGTGGCACCCAAACCTGTGTCCGGCATTGCTGTCATTCTTATATCCAACCCTCCTCCCTTTCAGGCCTCAAACTGTAACGCTGATCCCCTGGTTCATTAAAAACCTATACATCTGTAACAAGCTGATCTCTGGACAGTTTTCACTAAGTGGCTTCCTAGACTTACTTAAACTTTCCTTTTCCAATGAACGGGTCCTTCCCTGCGCTCCCCAGTCCCAGTGCTGCAGGTCTCGGTCaggggaacagcagcagccagatggCACGTGCTGGCTGGGCCAGAAACATCCTTCCACAGCTCTGCGTGGAACCGCTGGTAGGTGGAAGAGCTGCCAAACACCAGAGACCTCCTTGCCAGCAGCCCTGGCGTGTCCAACGTGTCCGAGTGCTGAGCAGTCAGTAGTGAAAGCCTTGTGTCGCCAAGGCTGTGAGtatcaagcgtgtccagagaagggcaacggagctggtgcagggcctggagcacaggtctgatggggagcggctgagggaactgggggggtttagtctggagaagaggaggctgaggggagacctcatcgccctctacaactacctgaaaggagggtgcagagaggggggatgagtctcctgaaccaaggaacaagcaccaggacaagagggaatgacctcaagctgcgccagggcagggtcagactggctcttaggaaggatttctttgcagaaggggttgttgggcgttggaatgggctgcccagggcagggggggagtccccatccctggaggggttgaagagtcgggttgacccagcgctgagggatctggtggagttgggaacggtcagtgtgaggttcatggttggactggaggagcttcaagggcttttccaaccgagatgattctgtgattctatctcTTTTTGAGCAGTAAGGTTTAAAACTAGTTCCATGCTAAAAGTTACTGTACCAGGGGTGTCTGTGAACAGTGGCAATGCCCAGGTAAGGTAACCAATATCTGCAACTCTGGTAAAGATCTGTTATTTCACCTGCAAGTTTACTCCTAGAGCTTGAGGTGTCCTGGCCTGCTGCCAGGCCACAGTGTGACCTGACCTCTGCTCCACGCAGGGTGGCCGTGCTGCTGTAGGACCCCTCACAGGGTTGTCTTCCAGATGTGGTGATTTcagctgtttaaaacaaaaagggcaGCAAGCCCTGTCCCGTTCCGTTGTACACATTGCAGACgttgtgtgcaggcagctgccagaacACCTGCGGCCGGCACTCCCCAGTGTGCAGTTTACTCGGGGTTTTGTAGAACCAGTGTAACATCTGCCCTTGTTAAGGCTTCCTCTCAGCAGCAACTGCCATGGCAAGCCGGGCCACGAGGGAGTGAGCTCAGCCGTGCTGGTCTGCGCATGAGCTGGTGTGAAAAGATGTTTGGTCACTCTGCCTCTGGTTTTGGAAGCAGTCTGGGGTTTTGCAGGACTCTCCTGTCCCGCAGTAGGAAGGTTTGAgcgtctgtgtgtgtgttggaaGCGGTGGGTGGTTTGGATACGGAGAGTCACCTCCGCTGTTGTTACCATGCAGCTGTAGCGATCGGTCCCCATCCCACCTACGAGACCTGTAAAGCACTTACCTGTTCTGTGCTGCAACAGCTCGGGAAGCAGCTGAGTGCGTGATGCAGAAGCTGGGGCTCTGGGAGAAGAGGGGGAGCATTCTGGACATCACTACGAGTTCAGAAAGCAGCTCTTCCTCTCCCCGGCCTACTCCGGCAGTCACCGCTGGAGCTGTTCGTGCTGGACCCTCCCTTCTGCTCGCTCCCTCCTTGTGCAGCTCCGGACACGTAGAGCTGCCTCCTGTGACCTCCCGCTCCGCGGTTGTGCTCCGGGCCGTGGAGCTGGCGGCCGGTGATGGAGGAGGGCCGAGGCCATGCCCGTGTCTCCCTCGCAGGGCACCAAACCAAAGTGCTTTTCCCTGTGTTGGGcagctgggaaagctgctgtgccacagcagggacaggggctgAAGGCTGAAAAGGGCTGAGCCTGCAGAACTGGTGAGGtaaagctcattttttttttttttttttaaaagagccaGAAGTCATCTAAGGGGCCAGGAACAGCAGCCTGGCCCTGCCCAGCCTCTCCCCTGTTGCCAAGCTCAGGGCAGGGACCAGGCTCTTGCACCACGGCTGGTTTGAAACAGGCAGCAAAGAGAAAACTGATGTCAGATCAGACACAGACGAGGATCTGAGTATTAAACCATTTAATTCTCAAACCACTCACATGCATAATGTTCTTTTACACAgtgttaaaagaaagaagaaaatgcgatttattttgtttttaatacaaacaGAATTTCAAGTATACATTTATAGAATTTTCAAAGATTCCTACCCAAGTTGCTAAGTTTTCATTCACATTGTTCTTAAAGCTGTCCAACGAGAGCGCTTTTTGCTAAACTGCTTTCAATGCAATCGTACAGTCCCCTCTACCTTGGTTTGattcccccctttcccctctctggtTCTCTTACTGCCCTTGCCTGcccccccctccagcagcactggccaTCCCCGTCCACCAGTGGCCACAGAGCTGGTGGCCCCCCCAAAGAGTTTCTGTTGGCCAGCTCCCactggaaggggaaaaggaaagcgACGGTGGAGAACCAGCTTGGGAACAGCTTGTAAAATCATTGAAGAACAGTCTCATATCCACAAGTTACACGCAGAGGATCACACTTCAACCTACTGCAGACTAGTGtgaacactgacttttttttttttttcccttgaaataagGATtgcaaccaaaaataaaattaatttaaaaaaaaaaaaagagagaataattaGTACAGCAGGAAATTTCTTAACTGTGAAAGGAAGTTTTGAGTGTTAGGACACCTGTCCTAAAAAGTTTGATTTATAGGTCAACAGTTGAAGGTGACAgcataatttttcttccaaatggtTACTCTGCAAACCAGCTCAGAGCAGAATCAATGTGGGACAGGCAAacttggatttaaaaaataaaatactgaactgACTCGGGCTCCACATCCACGTCAtggataaaaaaacccacaaccccaGCAACACCTTCGTCGTGGCTTTGCTTGTTCAACTAAGCTCAGCCCTGTGCAGGCACATGGGCCATCTGCTGTGGTGTAGGCAGCTGGAATTTCTGACCTATTAGAAATGGGGTTTAAATATTCTTTACAGgcaagggtgggttttttcttgaCCGATTACAAAAGTATTCTAACAGGCCGCTGCAAGGCAGTCCTGTTAGTGCTACAGCACGGCTGAGCTGCAACCAGGGTTGCGGTTGCGGTGGGAACTCCTGTCTGCGGGGTGGGCAGGGGCAGCGCCAGGCCGGGAGGGCTGCGGGAGCGGGAGGTAGAGCTGCGGGAGTTgtggggctgcccggggcagccGAGGGTCTGGCAACGTCGCTCCCTCCTGGGCTCTGGCTGACAAGAATCCTCCTGCCTGTACAGCTGTGTCAAAAGCCAGCAACAGCCATACTCATCCTACGATTTAAAGTGCATTTCTTCAGtaaagggtttttctttttttttttttctttttttttttctttttttttttttttttaagaggaaccTATTTAAAGTGCTGTTCTAGTTTGGAAAGGGactctgtttagaaaaaaaaatggcacctTTTCACATGAGAGATCTGCTctctgtatgtgtttgtgtgtgtgtatatatatatataaatttgcaGAGTCAGATCTGCGGACTAATGAACAACATATAaaagtgttttgtattttattttattgcttttttcactgctgcctgctcccttggaggcaggagggagatgGAGCCTCCTCTTACCTTCCACACCATTCACTGATTTCCCAGTGGAGGAAGCTGAGCCCGCAGTCTCGCAGCTCTGGCGGCAGCAGCCTCTGGCCCACGGGCCCGTTTGTTATCAGGCAGAACGCGTCAAGTAACGCATCCACCCTCAACTGCCGCGGCCCCAGAGCGGCCCTGCGAGGGTCCCAGCGAGAAACTGCCGG
This window contains:
- the SERPINC1 gene encoding antithrombin-III; translation: MHLLVVCLFSVWGLAAPEHYVVEDVCTAKPRDIPVNPICIYRNPEKKPQEGEGQEPGKGKLPESTNPRVWELSKANSRFAVVFYKYLADSKDNGENIFMSPLSISTAFAMTKLGACGSTLQQLMEVFRFDTISEKTSDQIHFFFAKLNCRLYKKANKSSELVSANRLFGEKSLVFNETYQNISEIVYGAKLWPLNFKEKPEFSRKIINEWVANKTEKRITEVIPENGIDDLTVLVLVNTIYFKGHWKSQFPAPNTKLDLFHKAKGESCKVPIMYQESKFHHVSVHEDKVQVLELPYKGDDITMVLVLPHAGTPLVEVERHLTPEKLQEWIDSMTEVSLSVYLPRFRIEDSFSVKEKLRKMGLEDLFSPENARLPGIIAEGRTDLYVSEAFHKAFLEVNEEGSEASAATAVTVSGRSFPMNRIIFNANRPFLLFIREAALNTIIFMGRIADPCS